The following nucleotide sequence is from Salvia miltiorrhiza cultivar Shanhuang (shh) chromosome 7, IMPLAD_Smil_shh, whole genome shotgun sequence.
CTATTATCGATCCGATATCCAAATATTTGATATTTGATAAAATCGAAATCGGTTTGAAGATGATTTGGTTCGATAAATATCGGGTTATCAAAATCTTTTAGACAACTCCTCTGATTAACTCTAGCATTAATAAATTGTCAAagaataaatatgggcatattttttttttttatcagaaaaagagATATTGTATTCATAAAAAAGGTACCAGAAGTACCTAAGGCTAAATACAAGAGGAAAGCTCAAAATCGTTTGAGCTCCAGTCTACGAAACTCAAATCCACGTttacaatttcaaaaaatttgctccaactccaaagtcttcCTTTGATTTCCGCAAACACTTGTGAAACTTCCAAGAACTTACCCTCAAATCTACAGTCGTTTCTCTTAATATGGGCATATTAAGAAAttattcatataatttatttctcgatgattttcttaatctttgtgtaAAATTCAATCAACCTATATAATTGAGCGAAACGAGTATAATTGATACAAAGCATACTCCTTTCGTCCTCCAAATTTgtatcaattttttcattttagcaTGTCACCTAAATTCTTACCCCTTTCTATTATTAGTAAAATTGTTCCACACAATCTTATTTCACTAACAACAcactcaatcattttattaaaacgtGTGTCATTCTCAAAGGGTAAAAAATTgggggatggagagagtattttatttctaattttcttGCGATCtatcaaaaatatcattttgttGAGATGTATCATTCCATTAAGGGACAATCTCTTGAAACGTGTCCTTATGATGCACACGGGTCGGATCGGGCCCAAACCTGAGTTCGAACCCACCCAAAACCTACTTATATTTGACTAATTTGTATGTATAAATTATTGCTTTTATTAGTCAACATTATCACATTTATTAAGAATAATTATCATTTTTGTAACTTTTAATCATAAGAATTGTcacttttatttgaaatactATTTCTTTTATGTAGAATAATTGTCACTTTTATTCATAATAATTGTTACGTTTATTCGTAACATTGTTACTTTTAAACATAAGAACTGAcacttttattttgaataaattatcattaattGTCACTTTTATTGATGAGAATTGACACAATTATTCATAATAACTATTATTTCACATAAAGAACCGTATGTCAAAATTTAAATCGAAAGTTAAAATTTAAGTCGAATTCGAGCAGAACTGACCCAACCCGCACAACTATAGCAGACTGCAAAAGAACATTTGTGTTCCATTAATACCAAAATCTTTTCCTTTCTTTGAGAATTATAAGAGGTATCTATTATATATTCAAACAAGTAATTCGCACGTAGGTGGAATCTCTACACTATACAAAGATGAAAAAATTATTCGCACGCAAGTGgaaccactacccacacaaaagtaGGAAAGTAGGTGGAATCTCTACACTACACAAAGATGGAAAAATTATTCGCACGCAAGTGgaaccactacccacacaaaagtgggGAAACTACCTGCACGCAGACGAAATTGAACCCAAAACTTTTCATAATGAGAGTTTTTTGGTGCCTCAATTTTGCCACTTGAGCTAAGCCTCATTGACTTACACCAATAATTTTTGAAAGgaccattttaaatttataaatctaTTAATTAGATACAATTTATATGTCTGTACTATAATTATTTCCTTTGTACCAATAATTTTCAAAAGGAccgttttaaatttataaatctattaattagataatacaatttatatatatgtactaTAACTAATAGAATTTTATCATGTTCCTAACTAACTTTATTTATTATgagaaaacaataaatatattatgttatTGTGAATAAACTAATTTATATAAAAGTAATAACATTTTAAgcacaaatttaaatttgaaaagcTCATAGGGGCACGATTAAGCTCAAATATGCTCGTAAGTCTAGAAATAATTCAGTAAATAAAATTCGaatgttgttgagtgtattgaaagtggtgaataTATGTTGTAATTAgtgttgtgttgttttaatttgtattaaaaatgatgaaaatgtgaaaaagtgaaaaagtaaggacAAATGTggtattattagtggtgtgatgtagtccaaaaatagaaaagaaagtgtttttgtggacgtcccataAAGAAATTTAGAAAGTTTTATTGTGGACAAATGAAACATatcttaattttaaatttatcaaccctagtaatgaattaaaagtgaaattatatgATAGAAAAATAAGTATACACCTTAATTGAATGAACTGAAccctaattaatattaataaaattaaataaaatcatacaaatttaaaattcaagaaGAATATATACAAAAAAGTACTCTCTCCCATCTACGAAACATCTTTCTAATTTTTCATATTCGTTCGTTCACGAAATATCTTTCTAGGTCAATTTGGAAATAATCTTATTAACTATCACCCTTATAATTATCATATATTTACACACATTGCAACTAGTAATGGAgctatcatttttaaaaataaacctattaattattatcatttttttagtTCATGGGTCCCTTTCTTTACTCATCAAAtatacaatttattttttttaaatctgtATCAATCACCTTTAAAAAGGTATTTTGTGGATGaaagaaatatataaaattaaattaaaatataaaattagacATCAAATGCGATAGATATATGATCTAAAAGTGTCATTGAAAATGTCCATTCCCTTCGTAACCATCATTGCATTAATACCTAAATCTACCGAAATACTGCTAACTTTATAATTGTAGTACTATACTTTTCTACCCCCACATGGCTATCCCACCAATCCAGATTTGAACCCATGCCCTATTGTTGACGTGTTCAATAAATTAGGTACTTTAAAAATGAAGGTTGAAGAAATGAGTTACTAATGAAGGTTTATtgatttcaccaaaatatgcTTCGGGCTGTACTAAGTTGAACACTCCATCAAAGGAAGTAATTTTATGTAAGAATCTTGAGGTGCCATTTCCAGCAAGCTTATATCGAACCAATCCCAGGATTCAGAGCTCTAGTGGTCCAATAATTTAGCCTCCTTTTTCTGCCATAAATTTGGTTAGTCTTGCAGTCTTCAATCATGTTATAGTCTCAAATTAAAGATGGGCAGCTTTTCAAGTTTGAATCTTTCTTCTCATCGTGTATAGATTTTGGAATACTGTATTCACTGCATATTGTAGGCGAAAAAGGGTCTGAGCTCAACAATGGCTACTGCAAATCAAAAGGGTGTTCCAGATAATCTCAGAAAGCAGCTTGCTCTTGCAGTTAGAAGCACCCAATGGAGCTATGCAATTTTTTGGTCTTTTTCTGCTGAACAATCTGGGTAaagttgttattttttttactttctaaAAGTGCAGAATCGGAATTAGGATAATCTTGAAATTcagctttcttatttttgttgcCTTTTGCCTTTATTGTGTGGTGGTGGTGTTCATATTGTTGGAGTAAACCAAATTCTTAGATTCAAAACTCTAGTCCAAGAATCATCTTGTATTTTGCATTGTTATTATTCCTTGATTCCCATTAAACCCTTGTTGTGGGCCAATTCTTGTGGATGGTATTTGTACAAGCCCTTATTCTCTTGAATGGAGCAAACTATCCTAGCTCGGGATTCTGGTTTAATGCGTTGACTTAAGAATTTTTCCAGAAAAGGAAATGTCTGTTTATGGAAGGTAGTTGATGGTTGTGTTTGATGTGAATTTTGTTAGGGCATTGGGGTGGAGTGATGGGTACTACAACGGAGATATTAAGACAAGGAAAACGGTTCAAACCGTAGAGCTGAACTCAGATCCGCTGGGATTGCAGAGGAGTGATCAGCTAAGGGAGTTGTTTGAGTCTCTTTCATTAGGTGAGACCACCCCACAACCTAAGAGGCCTACAGCTGCATTGTCCCCTGAAGATCTCACTGACACTGAGTGGTATTTTCTCGTGTGCATGTCGTTCGTGTTCAATGTCGGCCAAGGGTAATTCTTTCTGCTTTTATCTATTTGTGGTGCGATCAATTTGATTGGACTGAAATGCTTTGTGAAGTTCTGTGTTGCTATGTGATTTTGTTGTGTGAGTTTGGACATGATTTTTGTGTTAAACTTTTATGTTGATTGTTTGGAATTGAAAGGTTGCCTGGGAGGTCGTATGCAGAAAACGAGACAATCTGGCTACGCAATGCTCATCTTGCAGACACGAAGCTCTTCTCTCGTTCTTTGCTTGCTAAGGCAAGTGTTTAGGTTTCTAAATTTGTTATATGGTCTGCTATAAATATCTGGATATGCCCTTTGGTAGATTACTAAGGATGATTTCTGACTGCTCGTTGCTTCTCGTTTGTATATACTTATCATTATGGACTCGCGTTGCTGTTACCAGAGTGCATCTCTGCAGGTAATAATACTGAGCTCCAAACCTTACTAAAATCGTTTAATACTGAACTTTGACATGAAAAACGTTTGTGGTTATGAGACTCCGTGTTCTTCGCTTGCAGACAGTAGTGTGCTTTCCACATTGGGGAGGTGTGGTTGAGCTCGGAACAACTGAACTAGTATGCACTGTGGAATTAGCTCTTTCTGTTTACTAACTTCAAAAAAGATGattttgatatgcatattaaagtTGTTGGTTGTGTATGTATGATTTTCTTGAAGGTTCCAGAGGATCGCAGTCTGATTGAGCATATAAAAACTTCGTTCTTGGAGAGTTCTTCCGATGCTGTCATCAATCCGAGCCATGAACTTGTCTATCAAGTTCTCAATCACTCTGACATCCCCGAAAACAATCTTGATGAAGTGGAGGTTTATTCTCCCGACACCAGCTCAGATGAATTCGCAGACAATGTGCTGATAGAGGGATCAAGTTTAGCAGACGGCGCTGATGGGGAGGCATCTCAGTTGCAAAGCTGGCAGTGCAAGGACGATGCTGACCCGGTCAGCAATGGCACGAACaactccacgagctctagtgacTGCGTGTCTCAGATTCATGGGAATCTGGAGGTGAAAATCCAGGAATCCGATGGAAAGAAGGCGGGTGATGCTAACTGTGTGCCCGTAAGTCAAGAATGCAACCAGCAGAAATCGCCTAGCTTcaacggtggtggtggcggcggcggtggtggtatTGGTGATGTTCATTATCACAGTGTAATTTCCAGCCTTTTGAAGAGCTCCCACCAGCTGATTCTGGGGCCTTACAGAAACGGTAAAACGGAATCGAGCTTCATCAACTGGAAAGACAGGAAATTGAGTCATCGATTACCCCAGAGCGCCTCGCCACAGAGGTTGCTAAAGAAAGTGCTGTTTTCAGTAGCTAGAATGCATGAAAATGCCCAGATTGAATCTGCCAAACACAAGGACAGATGTGATGACCAATCCGGACAGCAAGAAGGCGAGGAAGTCGATAGGAACCATGTCCTGTCCGAGAGGAAACGGAGGGAGAAAATCAGTGAGAGGTTCGCCATTCTCGGATCACTAGTTCCATCTGGTGGCAAGGTAGCTAAATCTTTGCTCTTCAATTAGCCCCTCCttagaataaagggttaattataGTTTGTGTGTccaactttcagcatttttgtCAAAAACCCTTAACTTTAGAAAAAGTTTGATTTATGTCTCGCTTTACAGAATCCGACGATGGAATGATGAGTCAGCTAAGCCAGAATCTGCATTAACCCTAGAAAAAAACACATTGTTTGAacaagattttatttttttatttttccaatgTTGTTATTGCAGGTTGATAAAGTATCAGTACTTGATCACACAATAGAGTATCTGCGAGAGCTAGAGAAAAAGGTAGAAGATCTGGAAGCTTACAAAGAAGCAACAGAACGAGAGTCGACCACGCAGAGCAAGGCTCACGATGCCATCGAGAGGACCTCCGACAACTATGGTCAAAGCAAGCCTGGCAGCTTCACGAAGCTGCTTGGGAGCAAGAGAAGAGCTAGTGACATGGAGAAAACTGCACCCGAGAATAAGAGGACTCGGTCGAGCTCATCTACAGACAGCATAACCATCAGCATCACAGACAAGGATGTGCTGGTTGAGATGAGATGTTCTTGGAGGCAATGTGTGTTGATTCAAGTTATGGAAGCTTTGACTCAACTGAATCTGGATTCACAATCTGTTCAATCTTCCAACACTGATGGaattctctccctctctatcaATGCCAAGGTTTGTTACTTAAAACCTCTCAAATTCATGCAGCATATTTAACTTGAATCACACTTATCAGATGTGTTAATCATAATTTGTGTCCctaactttcagcgttttttaaaaaatgtcccCATCTTATGTTTTCACTTTGAAAATctcaactttgaaaaaaaaGGCTGGACATAAATCGATCCTTTTCCAAAGTAGAGGCTTTTTGAAGTGAAAAGATAATTTGAGGACATTTTTGGAAAACACTAAAACTTTGAGACACAAACTATGATTAAACCCAAATCATATTATGATGGATTTGTTGGAACTTTTCAAGAAACTgttgattttaattattaattttactatatgaTCTGCAGAGCAAG
It contains:
- the LOC130994838 gene encoding transcription factor EGL1-like, which translates into the protein MATANQKGVPDNLRKQLALAVRSTQWSYAIFWSFSAEQSGALGWSDGYYNGDIKTRKTVQTVELNSDPLGLQRSDQLRELFESLSLGETTPQPKRPTAALSPEDLTDTEWYFLVCMSFVFNVGQGLPGRSYAENETIWLRNAHLADTKLFSRSLLAKSASLQTVVCFPHWGGVVELGTTELVPEDRSLIEHIKTSFLESSSDAVINPSHELVYQVLNHSDIPENNLDEVEVYSPDTSSDEFADNVLIEGSSLADGADGEASQLQSWQCKDDADPVSNGTNNSTSSSDCVSQIHGNLEVKIQESDGKKAGDANCVPVSQECNQQKSPSFNGGGGGGGGGIGDVHYHSVISSLLKSSHQLILGPYRNGKTESSFINWKDRKLSHRLPQSASPQRLLKKVLFSVARMHENAQIESAKHKDRCDDQSGQQEGEEVDRNHVLSERKRREKISERFAILGSLVPSGGKVDKVSVLDHTIEYLRELEKKVEDLEAYKEATERESTTQSKAHDAIERTSDNYGQSKPGSFTKLLGSKRRASDMEKTAPENKRTRSSSSTDSITISITDKDVLVEMRCSWRQCVLIQVMEALTQLNLDSQSVQSSNTDGILSLSINAKSKGVKGASAGAIKQALQRIIKKI